A window of the Lolium perenne isolate Kyuss_39 chromosome 7, Kyuss_2.0, whole genome shotgun sequence genome harbors these coding sequences:
- the LOC127316509 gene encoding calcium-dependent protein kinase 21: MGGCYSAYASSRKLHGRLGNLSFVLPVEQDAANNPAATDNSCKTGTNNPDAGATEEEELVTKTTAAEFARRYVLGKELGRGEFGVTRRCRDAATGESLACKTIRRHRRGGRGRGAQRKTAGGAEAAAAARAAAAAAAAAHAADVRREVAIMRRMSSRGGAAVVRLREAREDPDGAVHLIMDLCEGGELFDRIVARGHYSERAAANIFRTIVDVIQLCHSNGVIHRDLKPENFLFANKSEDSPLKVIDFGLSVFFSPGDRFTEVVGSAYYMAPEVLKRSYGQEVDVWSAGVILYILLCGVPPFWGDNDEKIAQAILRGGIDFSREPWPRVSASAKDLIRRMLDPDPTTRLTAPQVLEHPWLKNADTAPNVSLGEAVRSRLQQFSAMNKFKKKALGVVARNMPVEELDKYVQMFHLMDKDKNGNLSLEELMEGLHINGQPVPESEIRMLLEAADTDGNGTLDCDEFVTVSLHLKKMTNDEYLTAAFRYFDKDGSGFIELDELRQELGPNEQAILEIIRDVDTDKDGRISYQEFELMMKSGTDWRNGSRQYSRANFSSLSRKLCKEASSSS, translated from the exons ATGGGGGGCTGCTACTCCGCCTACGCCTCCTCGCGGAAGCTGCACGGCCGCCTCGGCAACCTCTCCTTCGTCCTCCCCGTCGAACAAGACGCCGCCAACAACCCGGCCGCCACCGACAACAGCTGCAAGACCGGCACCAATAACCCGGACGCCGgcgccaccgaggaggaggagctggTGACCAAGACGACGGCCGCGGAGTTCGCGCGCCGCTACGTGCTGGGCAAGGAGCTGGGCCGCGGCGAGTTCGGGGTCACGCGCCGCTGCCGGGACGCCGCCACGGGCGAGTCGCTCGCGTGCAAGACCATCCGGAGGCACCGCCGCGGCGGCCGTGGCCGTGGGGCGCAACGCAAGACCGCGGGCGGCGCCGAGGCCGCGGCCGCGGCCagggctgccgccgccgccgccgccgcggcgcaCGCGGCGGACGTGCGGAGGGAGGTCGCCATCATGCGGCGCATGTCGTCCCGCGGCGGGGCCGCCGTCGTGCGGCTGCGCGAGGCCCGCGAGGACCCCGACGGCGCCGTGCACCTCATCATGGACCTCTGCGAGGGCGGCGAGCTCTTCGACCGCATCGTCGCGCGCGGCCACTACTCCGAGCGCGCCGCCGCCAACATCTTCCGCACCATCGTCGACGTCATCCAG CTATGCCACTCGAACGGGGTGATCCACCGGGACCTGAAGCCGGAGAACTTCCTCTTCGCCAACAAGTCCGAGGACTCGCCGCTCAAGGTCATCGACTTCGGACTCTCCGTCTTCTTCAGTCCCGGCGACCGCTTCACGGAGGTCGTCGGCAGCGCATACTACATGGCCCCCGAGGTCCTCAAGCGGAGCTACGGCCAGGAGGTGGACGTCTGGAGCGCCGGCGTCATCCTCTACATCCTCCTCTGCGGTGTGCCCCCATTCTGGGGCGACAACGACGAGAAGATCGCGCAGGCCATCCTCCGCGGCGGCATCGACTTCAGCAGGGAGCCCTGGCCCAGGGTCTCCGCCAGCGCCAAGGACCTCATCCGCCGGATGCTCGACCCGGACCCGACCACGCGCCTCACGGCACCGCAAGTTCTTG AGCACCCGTGGCTGAAGAACGCAGACACCGCGCCCAACGTGTCGCTGGGTGAGGCGGTGCGGTCGCGGCTGCAGCAGTTCTCAGCCATGAACAAGTTCAAGAAGAAGGCGCTTGGGGTGGTGGCGAGGAACATGCCGGTGGAGGAGCTCGACAAGTACGTGCAGATGTTCCACCTCATGGACAAGGACAAGAACGGCAACCTCTCGCTGGAGGAGCTCATGGAGGGGCTCCACATCAACGGCCAGCCCGTGCCGGAGTCAGAGATCAGGATGCTGCTCGAGGCC GCGGACACGGACGGCAACGGCACGCTAGACTGCGACGAGTTCGTCACGGTGTCGCTGCACCTCAAGAAGATGACCAACGACGAGTACCTCACCGCTGCCTTCCGCTACTTCGACAAGGACGGCAGCGGCTTCATCGAGCTCGACGAGCTCAGGCAGGAGCTCGGCCCCAACGAGCAGGCCATCCTCGAGATCATCCGCGACGTCGACACCGACAAGGACGGACGCATCTCCTACCAGGAGTTCGAGCTCATGATGAAGTCAGGGACGGACTGGAGGAACGGGTCTAGGCAGTACTCGCGTGCCAACTTCAGCAGCCTTAGCCGCAAGCTCTGCAAAGAAGCCTCCTCTTCTTCGTGA
- the LOC127316508 gene encoding probable RNA methyltransferase At5g51130, with amino-acid sequence MVTTASSEDAVQPPPEAKGAQGEAKRKQSDAPVRGGGGGGGGRGGGRGGGGQGKKRKNKEVCIYGNYRNYYGYRIDHNVGEDPRLEIFRKEWFAGKDCLDIGCNQGLVTIGLAMKFECRSILGVDIDSGLIETAKWNLRTIARAGKVATKSAKVHNSSDSTTQSCPEVVSEMSNGNISVHKQHDLFEIVSFRPDNFVQSTHRYSEQYDTIMCLSVTKWIHLNWGDDGIITLFVKIWSLLRPGGIFIMEPQPWISYKKNRSVSEVARENFYDICIYPEKFREILLDKVGFRSVEVITDRLTGSVAGFDRPIEVYHK; translated from the exons ATGGTCACCACGGCATCGTCGGAGGACGCTGTGCAGCCTCCACCCGAGGCCAAGGGAGCCCAAGGAGAGGCGAAGAGGAAACAGAGCGACGCGCCGgtaagaggcggcggcggcggcggcggaggacgaggaggaggaagaggtggtGGGGGTCAAGGGAAGAAGCGGAAGAACAAGGAGGTGTGCATCTACGGGAACTACAGGAACTACTACGGCTACCGA ATTGATCATAATGTTGGTGAAGATCCCCGCCTTGAGATATTCAGGAAGGAGTGGTTTGCAGGCAAGGATTGTCTCGATATTGGATGCAACCAGGGTTTGGTCACAATTGGTCTAG CTATGAAGTTTGAATGTCGAAGCATCCTTGGAGTTGACATTGATTCAG GTTTGATTGAAACTGCTAAGTGGAATTTAAGAACGATAGCTCGAGCAGGCAAGGTGGCTACAAAAAGTGCGAAGGTTCATAACTCATCAGACTCCACAACTCAAAGCTGTCCGGAAGTGGTATCTGAGATGTCAAATGGAAATATTTCTGTGCACAAACAACATGATCTTTTTGAAATTGTCTCGTTTCGGCCTGACAATTTTGTACAGAGTACACACAGATATTCAGAACAGTATGACACCATTATGTG TTTGAGTGTGACAAAATGGATCCACCTGAACTGGGGTGATGATGGCATAATCACTTTGTTTGTGAAGATCTGGAGTCTTCTAAGACCG GGAGGGATTTTTATCATGGAGCCTCAACCTTGGATCTCGTATAAGAAAAACAGATCAGTGTCAGAG GTTGCCAGAGAGAACTTCTACGACATCTGCATATATCCTGAGAAATTCCGGgagattcttcttgacaag GTCGGGTTCAGGTCAGTGGAGGTTATTACTGACAGATTGACTGGTTCCGTCGCTGGTTTTGATCGCCCAATCGAAGTTTACCACAAATGA